In Labilibaculum sp. DW002, one DNA window encodes the following:
- a CDS encoding helix-turn-helix domain-containing protein produces MPTEIVTTDDLREFKIELLDEFKTILKEHHGQPAKKWLKSYEVRELLGISPGTLQTMRSNGTLPYTKIGGMMFYNFEDIKKMLDKNQVKCRFPINGH; encoded by the coding sequence ATGCCAACAGAAATTGTAACCACAGATGATTTGAGAGAATTCAAAATCGAACTATTGGATGAATTCAAAACGATTTTAAAAGAGCACCATGGTCAACCGGCCAAGAAATGGCTAAAATCTTACGAGGTGCGTGAACTACTGGGGATTTCACCAGGAACCCTACAAACCATGAGATCCAACGGAACTCTTCCTTACACAAAAATTGGAGGCATGATGTTTTATAATTTTGAAGACATCAAAAAAATGCTAGATAAGAACCAAGTCAAGTGTCGATTTCCAATTAATGGCCATTGA
- a CDS encoding DUF4134 domain-containing protein, with translation MKKNRLRIYQKGMALLIGMLCIASLALGQSATGIDQATSEINSYVDPVSNLIIAIGAVVGLIGGVRVYIKWQSGDQDTQKAIMGWFGACLFLILVGVVIKAFFS, from the coding sequence ATGAAGAAAAACAGATTGAGAATTTATCAAAAGGGGATGGCTCTTTTGATTGGGATGCTCTGCATAGCATCACTTGCTTTAGGACAAAGTGCAACTGGAATTGATCAAGCTACCAGTGAAATCAATTCCTATGTTGATCCGGTATCTAATTTGATCATTGCCATTGGAGCAGTGGTTGGATTAATTGGAGGAGTCAGGGTCTACATCAAATGGCAAAGTGGAGATCAGGACACCCAAAAAGCCATCATGGGCTGGTTTGGTGCCTGCCTGTTTTTAATTTTGGTAGGTGTTGTCATCAAGGCATTTTTTTCCTGA
- a CDS encoding DUF4133 domain-containing protein: MDNYQIQKIDTSLYVKGFSGELVYLALYSIIGTFILFVLLYILAGVFSAVAICVPSFFAILYRLSRIQKKYGHKGWSKKKHAKKLPQFISVKRRICQS, encoded by the coding sequence ATGGATAACTATCAAATCCAAAAGATAGACACCAGCTTGTATGTGAAAGGTTTTTCAGGTGAATTGGTTTATTTAGCTCTGTACAGTATCATCGGTACTTTTATCCTGTTTGTTTTGCTCTACATACTCGCTGGTGTTTTTTCTGCTGTAGCCATCTGTGTCCCCTCATTTTTTGCCATACTCTATCGTCTCAGTCGAATTCAGAAAAAATACGGTCACAAAGGCTGGAGTAAAAAGAAGCATGCTAAAAAACTACCTCAGTTTATCTCTGTGAAAAGAAGAATCTGTCAAAGCTAA
- a CDS encoding AAA family ATPase, translated as MPVSTKIIQNPYEDVAKLIGNNYQFDFPSCLNWLERVGKKQFGAHFTIHKEDVGLIYKLLVYAIGDEDSCKKKGLRLHKGILLTGPIGCGKTSLMRLINQFFPPLRQFQMKSSREVSFEFEREGFKVISRYGNTYLHSIGKVIKTGIICFDDLGIEQSQKYYGNECNVMAEILLSRYDLFIQKKIITHLTTNLSASELEVLYGNRVRSRMRELFNLIAFEKTSKDKRV; from the coding sequence ATGCCAGTCTCGACAAAGATTATTCAGAACCCTTATGAGGATGTAGCCAAGTTGATTGGGAATAACTATCAGTTTGATTTTCCATCCTGTTTGAATTGGTTGGAGCGGGTGGGCAAAAAGCAGTTTGGGGCTCATTTTACCATTCACAAGGAAGATGTGGGCTTGATTTATAAACTGCTGGTTTATGCCATTGGAGATGAGGACAGCTGCAAAAAGAAAGGGCTGAGATTACACAAAGGAATTTTATTAACAGGGCCAATTGGCTGTGGGAAAACTTCCCTAATGAGGCTCATCAACCAATTTTTTCCTCCGCTCAGACAATTTCAAATGAAATCTTCTCGAGAAGTAAGCTTTGAGTTCGAACGAGAAGGATTCAAGGTGATCAGTCGGTATGGAAATACCTACTTGCATAGCATAGGAAAAGTTATTAAAACTGGAATTATCTGTTTTGATGATTTGGGCATAGAACAAAGTCAGAAGTACTATGGGAATGAGTGCAATGTGATGGCTGAAATTCTGCTTAGTCGCTATGACTTATTCATTCAAAAGAAAATTATTACCCACCTGACTACAAATTTATCTGCCTCAGAGCTAGAGGTGCTTTATGGAAACCGTGTTCGCAGTAGAATGCGTGAACTGTTCAATCTCATTGCATTTGAGAAGACTTCCAAAGATAAAAGAGTATAG
- a CDS encoding helix-turn-helix domain-containing protein, whose translation MDVQRSTHTQHIGQNRKRLKEDRSIKQHEIADLIGMHRSNYNKIDNGQREISISALDKIAAYFDITLDELVHMGEDLPKEVNVGDKTTAEQVKLIQELD comes from the coding sequence ATGGATGTACAAAGAAGTACACACACACAACATATAGGTCAAAACAGAAAGCGATTAAAGGAGGACAGAAGCATTAAACAGCATGAGATTGCTGACTTAATTGGTATGCACCGTTCTAACTACAACAAAATAGATAATGGACAAAGAGAGATTTCCATTTCTGCTCTTGATAAAATTGCTGCTTATTTTGATATTACTCTTGACGAGCTGGTGCACATGGGCGAAGATTTGCCCAAAGAAGTAAACGTTGGAGACAAAACCACTGCTGAGCAAGTAAAGCTTATTCAGGAACTAGACTAG
- a CDS encoding RteC domain-containing protein: MEDLFMIQEDNFLNLKAELCNATIALEKIESGYKIYFNNYSDYRDFECHLGTLYYEFINEVRNNLISFKIDKEAEIYLEMLLHVFEILDEQIKVCPDLVSPHTNVKIVSKSNSKLSCIHSSFDYFSEMMAYFQFQKKIINKSRKFILTYQKKCKKSFNKVKKYQSWKDELKEFYPEMARVKDKTNKFSLLPEKIKYLQKEKRNLSKQFQKEGKNLYSSPLNFFFESRIECLKDLLLDQDDISKLNQNLRLNEDSQIEKSNSHQLKWTESKTALVELIYGLHSSKSINDGKEGIKRIAQLFESMFDIDLGDVYHTFSEVRNRKIEQTKFLDLLKDSLLTKMKEIDEKITL, encoded by the coding sequence ATGGAGGATTTGTTTATGATTCAGGAAGACAATTTTTTAAACCTAAAAGCCGAATTGTGCAATGCAACAATTGCATTGGAGAAAATTGAAAGTGGATACAAAATCTACTTTAATAATTATTCAGATTATCGAGATTTTGAATGTCATTTAGGCACTTTGTATTATGAATTTATTAATGAAGTTCGAAATAATTTAATCAGTTTCAAAATAGATAAAGAGGCCGAAATATATTTGGAAATGCTGTTGCATGTTTTTGAAATATTGGATGAACAAATAAAAGTATGTCCTGATTTAGTATCTCCACATACTAATGTGAAAATAGTTTCTAAGAGCAATTCTAAACTATCATGCATTCACTCTAGTTTCGATTATTTTTCAGAGATGATGGCTTATTTTCAGTTTCAAAAGAAGATCATTAACAAGTCCAGAAAATTCATTCTAACTTATCAGAAAAAATGCAAGAAATCTTTTAATAAAGTGAAGAAATACCAGTCATGGAAAGATGAATTAAAAGAATTTTACCCAGAAATGGCGAGAGTAAAAGATAAGACTAATAAATTTTCATTATTACCAGAAAAGATTAAATATCTACAAAAGGAAAAAAGAAATCTTTCAAAACAATTCCAAAAAGAAGGAAAGAATTTATATTCATCACCTTTAAATTTTTTCTTTGAATCTCGAATTGAATGTCTTAAGGATTTATTGCTAGATCAAGATGATATTTCAAAGCTTAATCAAAACTTAAGGTTAAATGAGGATTCTCAAATCGAAAAATCAAACTCTCATCAGTTGAAGTGGACGGAAAGTAAAACAGCCTTAGTGGAATTGATTTATGGTTTACACAGCTCAAAGTCCATTAATGATGGAAAGGAAGGCATTAAAAGGATTGCTCAATTGTTTGAGAGTATGTTTGATATTGATTTGGGCGATGTCTATCATACTTTTTCAGAAGTTCGAAATCGAAAAATAGAACAAACTAAGTTTCTTGATCTTCTAAAAGATTCACTTTTAACTAAGATGAAAGAAATTGATGAAAAAATAACACTGTAA